A single window of Streptomyces cathayae DNA harbors:
- a CDS encoding STAS domain-containing protein gives MDRGTVGSAQSGRLLVEVREEGLSAVVTPAGELDHHTADLLREPLEECLAKGFSRLVVDCSGLDFCDSTGLNVLLGARLKADAAGGGVHLAGMQPVVARVFEITGAEAVFTLHDSLEAALADDSG, from the coding sequence ATGGACCGCGGGACGGTCGGCAGCGCACAGTCGGGCCGGCTTCTGGTGGAGGTTCGGGAAGAGGGCCTCAGTGCCGTCGTGACTCCGGCGGGTGAGTTGGATCACCACACCGCCGATCTGTTGCGTGAGCCGCTGGAGGAGTGCCTCGCCAAGGGGTTCAGTCGGCTTGTCGTCGACTGCTCCGGGCTGGATTTCTGCGACTCCACCGGGCTCAACGTGCTGCTCGGTGCCCGGTTGAAGGCGGACGCCGCGGGAGGCGGGGTGCACCTCGCGGGGATGCAGCCCGTGGTCGCACGCGTGTTCGAGATCACCGGGGCGGAAGCGGTGTTCACTCTTCACGACAGCCTCGAGGCGGCTCTCGCCGACGATTCCGGATGA